The Fusobacterium necrophorum subsp. necrophorum genome has a window encoding:
- a CDS encoding alanine/glycine:cation symporter family protein: MELVNIINGYLWSYVLIGLLLISGIFYTIRTGFAQIFLFGDMVRLVTGKLSALKDGEKREGHQVSAFQAFCISVSSHVGTGNLAGVAIAVVLGGPGALFWMWVTSLIGCATSLIENTLAQVYKEHDGKGGYRGGPAYYMEKALGWKSMAKFFSVIVIITFAFAFNTVQANTIAQAFEGSFGFSPMLVGVVITILSALVIFGGLQRIANFAGLVVPVMALGYVIVALIVLLMNIPHIPALIVLIVKSAFGVQAMAGGAMGVAMLQGVKRGLYSNEAGMGSAPNAAATSKVSHPVKQGLLQAFGVFIDTIVICSATGFIVLLLPNYANIGETGIKLTQIALSREVGAWGSPFITACLFLFAFSSVIGNYYYGETNVEFLSGGNKQVMLLFRIISVAIIYIGSVAKLSTVWDLADLSMGIMAIMNIVAIAILSPKALHVLQDYRAKRRGGKNPEFYIKDTPEIMNTETWE, encoded by the coding sequence ATGGAATTAGTAAACATAATTAATGGGTATCTTTGGTCTTATGTTCTGATCGGGTTGCTACTGATATCAGGAATTTTTTATACAATCAGAACAGGTTTTGCTCAAATCTTTTTGTTTGGAGATATGGTAAGGTTGGTCACCGGAAAGCTGTCTGCTTTAAAAGACGGAGAAAAAAGAGAAGGACATCAAGTTTCCGCCTTTCAAGCTTTTTGTATCAGTGTATCCTCGCATGTAGGAACAGGAAATTTGGCGGGGGTCGCTATTGCAGTTGTATTGGGAGGACCCGGGGCTCTATTCTGGATGTGGGTTACTTCCTTGATCGGTTGTGCCACCAGTTTGATAGAAAATACCTTAGCACAAGTATATAAAGAGCATGATGGAAAGGGAGGATATCGAGGGGGTCCCGCTTATTATATGGAAAAGGCTTTGGGATGGAAATCTATGGCAAAATTCTTTTCTGTTATCGTTATCATTACCTTTGCTTTTGCTTTTAATACAGTACAAGCCAATACGATTGCTCAAGCTTTTGAAGGAAGCTTCGGTTTCAGTCCTATGTTGGTTGGAGTTGTGATAACAATTCTATCTGCTTTGGTCATTTTTGGAGGACTTCAAAGAATTGCGAACTTTGCCGGATTGGTAGTCCCTGTGATGGCTTTGGGATATGTAATTGTGGCTCTTATTGTGTTATTGATGAATATTCCCCATATTCCTGCCTTGATTGTTCTTATCGTAAAAAGTGCTTTTGGAGTACAAGCTATGGCAGGAGGAGCTATGGGAGTTGCCATGTTACAAGGAGTGAAAAGAGGTTTGTATTCCAACGAGGCAGGAATGGGATCCGCACCGAATGCCGCCGCTACTTCCAAAGTATCTCACCCGGTAAAACAAGGCTTACTTCAAGCTTTCGGGGTTTTTATAGATACGATTGTGATTTGTAGTGCGACAGGATTTATTGTGTTATTACTTCCTAATTATGCAAATATAGGGGAAACAGGAATCAAATTGACACAAATTGCTCTATCCAGAGAGGTGGGAGCTTGGGGAAGTCCCTTTATTACCGCTTGTCTATTCTTGTTTGCTTTCAGTTCTGTCATTGGAAATTATTATTATGGAGAAACCAATGTAGAATTTTTATCCGGAGGAAATAAACAAGTGATGCTGTTGTTTAGAATCATCAGTGTAGCGATTATCTATATCGGTTCTGTCGCAAAACTATCTACAGTCTGGGATTTGGCTGACTTATCTATGGGAATTATGGCGATTATGAATATTGTGGCAATTGCTATTTTAAGTCCAAAAGCCTTACATGTTCTTCAAGATTATCGAGCAAAACGAAGAGGAGGAAAGAATCCGGAATTCTATATCAAAGATACTCCAGAAATTATGAATACGGAAACATGGGAATAA
- a CDS encoding DUF1576 domain-containing protein, which translates to MHRFHHRLRVIKWISTLLFCLILAFLAFYVIQKKENILIGLAHIITSPAILITDFILVGGIGAAFMNALLIFIFNFALIRVLRIKITGIVIACLLTVFGFSFFGKNILNILPFYIGGIFYCTYVQEELADNFVPIAFSSALAPFVSEIAFQVASSESSYVGAIILGIAIGFVICPLAKKMYHFHEGFNLYNLGFTGGILGACIASVLKLYDIPIKPQYLVSTEHHFFLTLLCSILFASLIIIGLLIKDAHIKQYGKLIKDSGFHTDFMKKYGYGLSFINMGVMGFFCMGFLFWEGQSLNGPMLAGIFTVVGFAAYGKTPLNTFPILLGVHLASYGSNTPIFGVCLSGLFGTALAPIAGVYGILWGVVAGWLHLSVVQSIGIVHGGLNLYNNGFSCGIVASVLLPIMNMLSEQKAKSKLNLLKRHKVYIQTINRHFEEKIKEGEFHEKTHKN; encoded by the coding sequence ATGCACAGGTTTCATCATCGATTAAGAGTGATCAAGTGGATCAGTACTTTACTGTTCTGTCTTATTTTAGCATTTTTGGCATTTTATGTCATACAAAAAAAAGAAAATATTTTAATAGGTTTAGCTCATATCATCACCTCCCCTGCTATCTTGATTACAGACTTTATCTTAGTGGGAGGAATCGGTGCTGCTTTTATGAACGCTTTGTTGATTTTTATTTTTAACTTTGCACTTATTCGTGTTTTAAGAATAAAAATTACAGGAATCGTCATTGCATGTCTTTTAACAGTATTCGGTTTTTCCTTTTTTGGAAAAAATATCCTTAATATTTTACCTTTTTATATCGGAGGAATTTTTTATTGTACTTATGTACAGGAAGAACTCGCAGATAATTTTGTTCCGATCGCCTTTTCCAGTGCCTTAGCTCCTTTTGTGAGTGAAATTGCTTTCCAAGTAGCTTCTTCTGAGTCTTCTTATGTGGGAGCTATTATTTTGGGAATTGCCATTGGTTTTGTCATCTGCCCTTTAGCGAAAAAAATGTATCATTTTCATGAGGGATTCAATTTGTATAACTTAGGATTTACTGGTGGAATCCTGGGAGCTTGCATTGCTTCTGTTTTGAAATTATATGATATTCCTATCAAACCGCAATATTTAGTCTCTACAGAACATCATTTCTTTTTAACACTTCTTTGTTCCATTCTCTTTGCTTCTCTCATCATCATCGGTCTTTTGATAAAGGATGCGCATATTAAGCAATATGGAAAATTGATAAAAGATTCTGGTTTCCATACGGATTTTATGAAAAAATATGGCTACGGCCTTAGCTTTATCAATATGGGAGTCATGGGATTTTTTTGTATGGGATTTTTATTTTGGGAGGGACAAAGCTTAAACGGTCCTATGCTAGCAGGAATATTTACAGTTGTTGGCTTTGCTGCCTATGGAAAAACACCTTTGAATACTTTTCCCATTTTATTGGGAGTTCACTTGGCAAGTTATGGTAGTAATACTCCTATTTTCGGCGTTTGTCTCTCGGGATTGTTTGGGACGGCTTTGGCTCCTATCGCCGGAGTCTATGGAATTCTTTGGGGAGTCGTAGCTGGTTGGTTACATTTATCAGTTGTACAAAGTATTGGAATTGTTCATGGAGGTTTGAACTTATATAACAATGGTTTTTCCTGTGGAATTGTAGCAAGTGTTCTACTTCCTATTATGAATATGCTTTCCGAACAAAAAGCAAAGAGCAAGTTGAACTTATTAAAACGACATAAGGTCTATATCCAAACCATCAATCGCCATTTTGAAGAAAAAATAAAAGAAGGAGAATTTCATGAGAAAACTCACAAAAATTAA
- the aroF gene encoding 3-deoxy-7-phosphoheptulonate synthase: protein MTKFVTRNFQKKDTILEIGGHKIGGGHFLLIAGPCSVENKEMVFSIAKKVKECGGAVLRGGAYKPRTSPYDFQGLGEEGLRYLREAADEYGLLVVTEVMSTEDLELIESYADILQIGARNMQNYSLLKKLGASKKPILLKRGLAAKIEELLMAAEYIFAYGNPNIILCERGIRTFETMTRNTVDINAIPLLKEVTHLPVLIDASHGTGKRSLVSPVTLAAVVAGADGAMVEIHEHPSCALSDGAQSLDFEMFDILVQNLKKILAVREELL from the coding sequence ATGACAAAATTTGTGACAAGAAATTTTCAAAAAAAAGATACGATTTTAGAGATTGGAGGACATAAAATAGGAGGAGGACATTTTCTCCTGATTGCAGGACCTTGCTCTGTTGAGAATAAAGAAATGGTATTTTCCATTGCCAAAAAAGTAAAGGAATGCGGAGGAGCTGTATTGCGTGGAGGAGCTTATAAACCCAGAACTTCTCCTTATGATTTTCAAGGTTTAGGGGAGGAAGGGTTACGATACTTGCGAGAGGCTGCTGACGAATACGGATTGCTGGTGGTAACGGAAGTCATGAGCACCGAGGATTTGGAATTGATAGAAAGCTATGCGGATATTCTCCAAATTGGTGCCAGAAATATGCAAAATTACAGTTTATTAAAAAAATTAGGAGCTTCCAAGAAGCCTATTTTGCTGAAACGGGGTTTGGCAGCGAAAATTGAAGAATTACTGATGGCGGCTGAATATATTTTTGCCTACGGGAATCCTAATATTATTCTTTGTGAACGAGGGATTCGTACTTTTGAAACCATGACTCGAAATACAGTGGACATCAATGCCATCCCTTTGTTAAAGGAAGTAACACATTTGCCGGTTCTCATTGATGCGAGTCACGGCACCGGAAAAAGAAGCTTGGTAAGTCCTGTGACTTTGGCTGCCGTTGTGGCGGGAGCGGATGGAGCTATGGTAGAAATTCATGAACATCCGTCTTGTGCTTTGTCTGACGGAGCTCAGTCCTTAGATTTTGAAATGTTTGATATTTTAGTGCAGAATTTGAAAAAAATACTGGCAGTGAGAGAGGAACTTCTATGA
- a CDS encoding YMGG-like glycine zipper-containing protein yields the protein MKRMLFVVLILVGIFAGCTHTEKTATGGAVVGAAVGALLGNDARSTAIGAGIGGALGAGAGEMTKNK from the coding sequence ATGAAAAGAATGCTATTCGTTGTTTTAATATTGGTTGGAATATTTGCCGGATGTACTCATACCGAAAAAACTGCGACAGGAGGAGCTGTCGTGGGAGCTGCTGTAGGAGCTCTATTGGGAAATGATGCAAGATCTACTGCGATTGGAGCAGGAATAGGAGGAGCGTTAGGAGCAGGAGCAGGAGAAATGACCAAGAATAAATAG
- the pgeF gene encoding peptidoglycan editing factor PgeF, with translation MIAEYRNRTEFLAWKDLGIRVIYTKKELGNVMKMSFSDLQKELLLPCEMIIHGKQTHSSHVAVIEGTEQNYFDNNDGFVTRRKDVILYTKYADCMPVFLLERKNTVISVVHSGWKGSFQKIACKALEKMCQSYNTKTEDIEVLFGVGISPKHYEVGKEFLEQFQTAFSSEMIWKSFQKEGDKYYYDNQEFISQSLLEAGVKPENIFRNTLCSFEGNYHSYRRDREQAGRNGAFIYFEK, from the coding sequence ATGATTGCAGAGTATAGGAACAGAACAGAGTTTTTAGCATGGAAAGATTTGGGAATTCGAGTGATTTATACGAAAAAGGAACTTGGAAATGTTATGAAAATGTCTTTTTCCGATTTGCAAAAAGAATTGTTATTGCCTTGTGAGATGATCATTCATGGAAAACAGACTCATAGCAGTCATGTTGCAGTTATTGAAGGAACAGAACAAAATTATTTTGACAATAATGACGGTTTTGTGACAAGAAGAAAAGATGTGATTTTATATACTAAATATGCAGATTGTATGCCCGTCTTTTTATTGGAGCGCAAAAATACGGTAATTTCCGTTGTACATTCTGGTTGGAAGGGAAGCTTTCAAAAGATTGCCTGTAAAGCACTGGAAAAAATGTGCCAATCTTATAATACCAAGACGGAGGACATAGAGGTATTGTTCGGAGTGGGAATTTCTCCTAAACATTACGAGGTCGGAAAGGAATTTTTGGAGCAATTTCAAACTGCGTTTTCTTCCGAGATGATTTGGAAAAGTTTTCAAAAAGAAGGAGATAAGTATTATTACGACAATCAGGAATTTATTAGTCAAAGTTTGTTAGAAGCGGGGGTAAAGCCGGAAAATATATTTCGGAATACTCTTTGTAGTTTTGAAGGAAATTATCATTCTTATCGAAGAGATAGAGAACAGGCCGGAAGAAACGGAGCATTCATATATTTTGAAAAGTAA
- a CDS encoding transposase zinc-binding domain-containing protein — protein MIKEILLLTNLTHIFNFIKSFVAHEHLEFIKFSLDKFLLCRDISKGFVKYSCKKCGHFHTFPISCKSKLCPTCGFKYSSVWASNMQRDILNIPHRHVLFTIPEELRMFFCYDRTLLRKLAEAVNEIFKYQFHNINKKTQRKKKIPKSSPNYFTDTDIVHYGLVTIIHTFGRDLK, from the coding sequence ATGATTAAAGAAATATTACTCTTAACTAATCTAACACATATCTTCAATTTTATCAAGTCTTTTGTTGCGCATGAACATCTTGAATTTATCAAATTTTCTCTTGATAAATTTTTACTTTGTAGAGATATTAGCAAAGGTTTTGTTAAATATTCTTGTAAAAAATGCGGTCACTTTCATACTTTTCCTATCTCTTGCAAATCTAAACTCTGTCCTACTTGTGGTTTCAAATATTCTTCTGTTTGGGCTTCTAATATGCAAAGAGATATTCTTAATATCCCTCATAGGCATGTTCTTTTTACCATTCCTGAAGAATTAAGAATGTTTTTTTGTTATGATCGAACTTTACTTAGAAAACTCGCTGAAGCCGTTAATGAAATTTTTAAATATCAGTTTCACAATATTAATAAAAAAACTCAAAGAAAAAAGAAAATTCCTAAATCTTCTCCTAATTACTTTACTGATACTGATATTGTTCATTATGGGCTTGTCACAATTATTCATACCTTTGGTCGTGACCTCAAATGA
- a CDS encoding OmpA family protein, with translation MKLQKTTASLLLALSLVGCTSSPFLTEEGNINKKTSGSAGGAAVGALLGQIIGKDTKGTLIGAGVGALAGLGWGAYRDQQEAALRASLKNTAVQVQRDGENISLYLPGGVTFASDSAQISGNFYSALNSIAQVLVQYPETQILVQGHTDSTGGFQHNMDLSHRRANSVKQYLIGQGVASNRLTSQGFGPNNPVADNSTPEGRQMNRRVEIKIAPKYN, from the coding sequence ATGAAACTACAAAAAACAACCGCAAGTTTATTATTGGCTTTAAGTTTAGTAGGATGTACTTCTAGTCCATTTCTAACCGAAGAAGGAAATATAAACAAAAAAACATCGGGGTCAGCAGGAGGAGCTGCCGTTGGTGCTTTACTGGGACAAATCATCGGGAAAGATACCAAAGGAACTTTAATCGGAGCAGGAGTTGGAGCCTTAGCCGGATTAGGTTGGGGAGCTTATCGAGATCAACAAGAAGCAGCTTTACGAGCTAGCCTAAAAAATACAGCGGTACAGGTCCAAAGAGATGGGGAAAATATCAGTTTGTATCTTCCTGGAGGGGTTACCTTTGCAAGCGACAGTGCCCAAATTTCAGGAAATTTCTACTCCGCTTTAAATTCCATTGCACAGGTTTTGGTCCAATACCCTGAAACTCAAATTTTGGTACAAGGTCACACAGATAGTACTGGTGGATTCCAACATAATATGGATTTATCCCATCGAAGAGCAAATTCTGTCAAACAATATTTGATTGGACAAGGAGTAGCTTCTAATCGTTTAACATCACAAGGGTTCGGACCTAATAATCCTGTAGCCGATAATTCCACTCCGGAAGGAAGACAAATGAATCGAAGAGTGGAAATCAAAATTGCTCCAAAATATAACTAG
- a CDS encoding transposase — protein sequence MHALVSLGGFTKKLTFRKLEYFHVNSIAKQWRFLVLDIVKNGNYSENIKKKALKSVRELYKKDVRLFFNVGSTELNSTAGIIKYLGRYLARAPIAEYKIVNFNDKEVTFFYQDLADNKNKKYRTMPIDEFVQQILIHLPPKNFKSISRFGFYARHLNSKLKKVILNFKKKKQFELSFYVKSSLETFDINPFICPFCKIKLKVKELFLTSLWSGYEIHKIYP from the coding sequence ATCCATGCGCTTGTTTCGCTGGGTGGGTTTACTAAAAAACTAACTTTTAGAAAATTGGAATATTTTCATGTTAATTCTATTGCTAAACAATGGCGTTTTTTAGTACTTGATATTGTAAAAAATGGAAACTACTCTGAAAACATTAAGAAAAAAGCGCTCAAATCAGTTAGAGAACTATACAAAAAAGATGTTCGCCTATTTTTTAATGTAGGATCTACAGAACTTAATTCAACTGCCGGAATCATAAAGTATCTTGGAAGATATCTTGCGCGAGCTCCAATTGCAGAATATAAAATTGTTAATTTTAACGATAAAGAAGTTACTTTTTTCTATCAAGATTTAGCTGATAATAAAAATAAAAAATATCGCACAATGCCTATTGATGAATTTGTTCAACAGATTCTTATTCATCTTCCACCTAAAAACTTTAAATCTATTTCTAGATTTGGGTTTTATGCTAGGCATTTAAATTCTAAACTAAAAAAAGTTATTCTTAATTTTAAAAAGAAAAAGCAATTTGAACTTTCTTTTTATGTGAAATCTTCTTTAGAAACTTTTGATATTAATCCTTTTATTTGTCCTTTTTGTAAGATAAAGCTAAAAGTAAAAGAATTATTTTTAACCTCCCTCTGGTCTGGGTATGAAATTCATAAAATATATCCTTAA
- a CDS encoding 5'-nucleotidase, lipoprotein e(P4) family → MKLRNRILSTSMKIFLLGTSFFITACQTVPTKAVQEKTICISYHELRSQQNMLATNWYQTAGEVKALYIQGYNIAKERLVKHLKTPSKKPYSIVLDLDETVIDNSPYSAENILQGRAYEPNTWNEWVNKMEAKAVPGAKEFLEFANKNKVEIYYISDRTEEQLDATIMNLEKIGIPVQGRDHVLLKNAQDKSGKMNRREYVKNHTNLIMLFGDNLSDFDEFSKKSVEDRNRRVEELAEEFGSRFILFPNPMYGAFESAIYNGKFGDAENQIKSRREALQPYLK, encoded by the coding sequence ATGAAACTTAGAAACAGGATATTGTCTACATCTATGAAGATTTTTTTATTAGGAACAAGTTTTTTTATAACAGCTTGCCAGACAGTACCAACAAAAGCAGTACAGGAAAAAACTATTTGTATTTCTTATCATGAACTTCGCTCACAGCAAAATATGTTAGCTACAAACTGGTATCAAACAGCCGGAGAAGTAAAAGCTTTATATATTCAGGGATACAATATTGCAAAAGAAAGACTGGTAAAGCATCTAAAGACTCCTAGCAAAAAACCATATTCGATTGTTTTAGATTTAGATGAGACAGTAATTGATAACAGTCCTTATTCGGCAGAGAATATTTTACAGGGAAGAGCATATGAACCGAATACATGGAATGAATGGGTGAATAAAATGGAGGCAAAGGCTGTTCCGGGAGCAAAGGAGTTTTTGGAATTTGCTAATAAAAATAAAGTGGAAATTTATTATATTTCTGATAGAACAGAAGAACAACTGGACGCAACTATTATGAATTTAGAAAAAATTGGAATACCTGTTCAAGGGAGAGATCATGTTCTATTGAAAAATGCTCAGGATAAGTCAGGAAAGATGAATCGAAGAGAATATGTAAAAAATCATACCAATCTTATTATGCTATTCGGAGACAATTTATCTGATTTTGATGAATTTTCAAAAAAATCAGTAGAAGATCGAAATCGTAGAGTGGAAGAACTTGCAGAAGAATTCGGAAGTCGTTTTATTCTATTTCCAAATCCAATGTATGGAGCTTTTGAAAGTGCAATCTACAATGGAAAATTTGGAGATGCTGAAAACCAGATAAAATCTCGAAGAGAAGCATTACAGCCTTATTTGAAATGA
- a CDS encoding GntR family transcriptional regulator yields MIIEKKKSPRCVTIYNRLFSMIEAGEFSLEGKLPTEPKLAKQMGVSRTTLRQALYLLQEDGIIKNIQGKGNFIIGTVQKWEKGLESLENPVYSVLNMPVEEMEIEFRLETGAEYSNKVLERKSSVVLYADIWYKSQGKGVAYTLSILPIETILEEKIDLSDEKKLLKYLTEEIYLKVRRSEIHLLQSTLDNFYEMKYELCKEKEIHLLQEALYTKNKYPVAYQKHYIPVEHSHISIIRRK; encoded by the coding sequence ATGATTATAGAAAAAAAGAAAAGTCCGAGATGTGTTACAATATACAATCGTTTGTTTTCCATGATAGAAGCAGGAGAATTTTCACTGGAGGGGAAGCTTCCCACAGAGCCAAAGTTAGCTAAGCAAATGGGAGTCAGTAGAACTACTTTACGACAGGCATTGTATCTTTTACAAGAGGATGGAATTATTAAAAATATTCAGGGAAAGGGAAATTTTATTATTGGAACAGTTCAAAAATGGGAAAAAGGATTGGAAAGCTTGGAGAATCCGGTGTATTCTGTTTTAAACATGCCAGTAGAAGAAATGGAAATAGAATTTCGTCTTGAGACGGGAGCGGAATATTCCAACAAAGTATTGGAACGGAAATCCAGTGTCGTGCTGTATGCGGATATTTGGTACAAAAGTCAAGGAAAGGGAGTTGCCTATACTTTATCCATTCTTCCCATTGAAACTATATTAGAAGAAAAAATTGATTTGTCTGATGAAAAAAAATTATTGAAATATTTAACAGAAGAAATATATTTAAAAGTAAGACGCTCAGAGATTCACCTTCTTCAGTCAACATTGGATAATTTTTATGAAATGAAATACGAACTATGCAAGGAAAAAGAAATTCATCTCCTTCAGGAAGCATTGTATACAAAAAATAAATATCCCGTTGCTTATCAGAAACATTATATCCCAGTAGAACATTCTCATATAAGCATTATCCGAAGAAAATAA
- a CDS encoding GIY-YIG nuclease family protein: MKYYVYFLRCEDDSIYIGISRNVEKRFQEHLEKKGAKYTKSHPVTKILFSMACESKSEALKLEYFFKSWTKKQKEKFLQKASEEWGRSLYQRKKWEAKEERKKYKKRIDRFSIL, from the coding sequence ATGAAGTATTATGTCTATTTTTTACGCTGTGAAGATGATAGCATTTATATAGGAATCAGCCGGAATGTAGAAAAAAGATTTCAAGAGCACTTGGAAAAGAAAGGAGCGAAGTACACAAAATCTCATCCTGTTACTAAAATACTTTTCAGTATGGCTTGTGAAAGCAAATCAGAAGCTCTGAAACTGGAATATTTTTTCAAATCTTGGACTAAGAAACAAAAAGAAAAATTTTTACAGAAAGCCAGTGAAGAATGGGGGAGATCTTTGTATCAAAGAAAAAAATGGGAAGCAAAGGAAGAGAGAAAAAAATATAAAAAAAGAATTGACAGATTCTCTATTTTATGA
- a CDS encoding NUDIX hydrolase, with protein sequence MRKLTKIKTNELKFLKPAIEKHPNNEMQLEFLIKQNAVAALLLNEDASKVFLVKQYRPGAGKEIYEIPAGLIEEKEDPNLACFREVEEETGYLRRDYKVLYESQKPLFVSPGYTEEALYFYVFQLHSDTVSPQTLHLDEGEELVGAWFPIDEIFSNHRPHISYDLKTVFCFLLWKSLNS encoded by the coding sequence ATGAGAAAACTCACAAAAATTAAAACAAACGAGTTGAAATTTTTGAAACCCGCTATTGAAAAACACCCAAACAATGAAATGCAATTGGAATTTTTAATCAAACAAAATGCTGTTGCCGCCCTGCTTTTAAATGAAGACGCCAGCAAAGTATTTTTAGTAAAACAATATCGTCCGGGAGCCGGAAAAGAAATCTATGAAATTCCCGCCGGATTGATAGAAGAAAAAGAAGACCCTAACCTTGCATGCTTCCGAGAAGTTGAAGAAGAAACTGGTTATCTTAGAAGAGATTATAAAGTGCTCTATGAATCACAAAAACCATTGTTTGTCTCTCCGGGTTATACAGAGGAAGCCCTGTATTTTTATGTATTTCAATTGCACTCGGATACTGTTTCTCCTCAAACCTTACACTTGGACGAAGGAGAAGAGCTGGTCGGAGCCTGGTTCCCTATAGATGAAATTTTTTCCAACCATAGACCTCACATCAGCTATGATTTAAAAACTGTTTTTTGTTTTCTATTATGGAAATCTCTCAATTCCTAA
- a CDS encoding Smr/MutS family protein gives MYKEIDLHGMNYEDALRIFIQKYNEMIRRKEKKEICIIHGYGSKRLDSSAVLRENLRKFLARQKGKLRYRVDLNPGVTYVMPIVLLEERGKRKK, from the coding sequence ATGTATAAGGAAATTGACTTACATGGAATGAATTATGAAGATGCTTTGCGGATTTTCATACAAAAATACAATGAAATGATAAGAAGAAAAGAAAAAAAAGAAATTTGTATCATTCACGGATATGGATCGAAAAGATTGGATAGTTCTGCCGTTTTACGAGAAAATTTGCGGAAATTTTTGGCGAGACAAAAGGGAAAATTACGCTATCGAGTCGATTTAAATCCGGGAGTTACCTATGTGATGCCAATCGTACTATTAGAAGAGAGGGGTAAACGAAAAAAATGA
- the udp gene encoding uridine phosphorylase translates to MKYAEEGVQYHIGLRNGEVGEYVILPGDPKRCAKIAKHFEDAKLIADNREYVTYTGYLDGVKVSVTSTGIGGPSAAIAMEELVKCGAKTFLRVGTCGGMQKEIMGGDIVIATGAIRMEGTSKEYAPIEYPAVADLEVTNALVEAANQLKEKYHVGVVQCKDAFYGQHEPSTKPVSYELENKWEAWIRMGCKASEMESAALFIVGNYLKVRVGSSFLVVANQEREKLGLENPVIHDTEAAIKLTVQAIRNLIKKDRK, encoded by the coding sequence ATGAAATATGCGGAAGAAGGAGTACAATATCATATTGGATTAAGAAATGGAGAGGTGGGAGAATATGTTATTTTACCGGGAGATCCTAAGCGTTGTGCTAAAATTGCTAAGCATTTTGAGGATGCAAAATTGATAGCTGACAATAGAGAGTATGTCACGTACACAGGATATTTAGATGGAGTTAAGGTCAGTGTCACTTCTACGGGAATTGGAGGCCCTTCTGCTGCTATTGCTATGGAAGAGTTAGTAAAATGTGGTGCAAAAACCTTTCTAAGAGTGGGTACCTGTGGTGGAATGCAAAAGGAAATTATGGGAGGAGATATTGTAATTGCTACGGGAGCGATTCGAATGGAAGGGACTAGTAAGGAATATGCTCCGATTGAATATCCGGCTGTAGCAGATTTGGAAGTTACAAATGCTTTAGTAGAGGCAGCAAATCAATTAAAGGAAAAGTATCATGTAGGAGTAGTACAATGTAAAGATGCTTTTTATGGACAACATGAGCCATCTACGAAGCCTGTCAGCTATGAGTTGGAAAATAAGTGGGAAGCTTGGATTCGAATGGGATGTAAAGCCTCGGAAATGGAGTCTGCTGCTTTATTTATTGTTGGGAATTATTTAAAGGTTCGAGTTGGCTCTTCTTTTTTAGTGGTGGCAAACCAAGAAAGAGAAAAACTTGGATTGGAAAATCCTGTGATTCATGATACGGAAGCGGCAATTAAATTAACAGTACAAGCAATTAGGAATCTAATCAAGAAAGATCGAAAGTAA